One Mercurialis annua linkage group LG3, ddMerAnnu1.2, whole genome shotgun sequence DNA window includes the following coding sequences:
- the LOC126673360 gene encoding piezo-type mechanosensitive ion channel homolog isoform X1 — protein MGRFLIGFALPLLFLTGALVNWSLISLADLLAFLFIQYSAPKIGCHPQRQSLLSWCALIFSLLAVFSHSTFHILLAVKGGQWCISDAPWAKLVGFMSVHSWRLPYVIWFPVIQVSAAFIATVGIYRSRFGLDLQNDTGLGRLYYSVVHIGSHIRVLCCFLLPTVQLVVGISHPSWASLPFFICSSIGLVNWSITSNFLGLFQWWRYLLLYAGLNIILLYVYQLPIEFPEMIQYVSDFIGLYKISAQSEWSEICSCLSLLFFYFMLSWIRCDLTEMHFIMSTRENTLTEQLLPSKHSVFIHESRSGVRHTNVMLRGAVFRTFSVNFFTYGFPISLIALSFWSFHFASICAFGLLAYVGYILYTFPSLFHLHHLNGLLLVFILLWAAGTYVFNVAYTFLNKKMWKDIEIWETIGLWHYPIPGFYLLAQFCLGVLVALGNLVNNSVFLYLSDGDRESSSDDFIVGESEETKVLIVATIAWGLRKSSRAIALVLIFLIALKPGIIYAIYMMFFLVYLLSHTISWKIRQSLIVLCEVHFALLYILKLNLISKALEKQSSFSMDILSQLGFLDHSSTVDLLKIAALACSCAIHNHGFKMVSSFSAILQHTPCPPIGFSILRAGLIKSVLLSVSTSVSSRKHYSNSSHDKWIVSHLRAIGQKFLSVYRSCGTYIAFLTILFTVYQVKPNYVSFGYLFFLLLWMTGRQLLEKTKKRLWLPLKIYAGLVFVLVYGFSVFFSFRMWLCKMFDLSSVFGYNPEASVLENIWQSLAVLVVMQLYSYERRQSQFYPPYDIDASEKSNFSFMKRLLILHSEKILDIALFYTSLSPISVFGFLYLLGLAFCSTLPKSSWIPSKLFLVYSGCLVMLEYLFQLQGHQAEMFPGQKHSSVALFLGLQLYKPGFMGIESGLRGKILVIISCILRYNVFHWVEKMPFNYENGGRWEEPCALFEISEEAPEELTKDSSYVSEKRKDGRSLSWPSFGSFTSRGLEGTSSEGDFEVINTGKYSKTSGSSKEIQKWNRKRIHILRKERLHLQKITLKAYVKFWIENMFNLFGLEINMIALLLASFAVLNSISMLYVASLAACIILPRNVMRKKWPIFVFLFASIVILEYLAIWLNQIFWKTDAGTEIEVSCNDCWRSSHLYFDYCKKCWLGIIVDDPRMLISYYAVFMLSCFKYRADRFSSLPASETYQQMMSRYKKTSLSNILFEKKFMWTFLDYVRLYSCCHLLDLVLTLVLITGTLEFDILHIGYLGFALIFFRRRLQILKKKNEFFKFLRMYNFAVIVLSLAYQSPFLGGFCSVKCEMIDYISEVIGFHKYDYGFRITSRSALVEIIIFMLVSLQSYMFSAPEFDYVSEYLEAEQIGAIVREQEKKASWKTSQLQQIRNSEEEKRLRNLQVEKIKSEMLSLQIQLQNISTIANCGSASQSQENWRRSSSLSTEIASSIIGKEDADFRKQSGDLSTDLEFPFDVTVSESPKNKSTQNLSASHVRKHSIDFLKEIPEMKGKAASFEVGSHERDEVKSLAKKRPLHSAVHLLNDGVSQVRFLSHMAVSNIVSFFNIKREQPDFGDDSSIDEVYYEIENENTGYEPISLTFSMLSDDEPTTSDSGCLQLGMILRYMWFQMRSNNDVVCYCFFVLIFLWNFSLLSMVYPAVLFLYALCASSGPNNVFWVVMLIYTEMAILVQYVYQIIIQHCGLQFNLSFLQELGFPANKIMSSFVISNLPLFMVYLFTLMQTSLTARDSEWTTVSESSFQKRRNKCQKEAVQGFWMRIKTLFWSARTSVELFVRGLYTYWKSATEGAETPPYFVQVSMKVDSWPRDGIQPERIKSGINKVLKIMHDKRCQQTSANHFHSISRVRVQSIEKSPEHDNVALAVLEVLYASPLKECGQAEFYKSLTPAADVAYEILEAERAGVIEKIQFPYPILSVIGGGKKDIDLYAFTFCADLVVFFLVSVFYQLVMKNNSEFLEVYQLEDQFPKEFVFILLVIFFLMMLDRIIYLCSFATGKVIFYVFNFVLFTYSITRYAWTLEPHDRHAARFALRAIYFTKAISLAFQAIQIRFGIPHKSTLYRQALTSSISQINYLGFRIYRALPFLYELRCVLDWSCTTTSLTMYDWLKLEDIHASLFLVNCDVDLNRATHQQGQKQTKMTKFCNGICLFFILMCVIWTPMLMYSSGNPTNIANPIQEASIRIDIRTTSGRLTLFETTLCEKISWDKISSPNDLDPRGYLSAYDKKDVQLICCQADASSLWLVPPVVQLRYMESLRWSMDIIFSWQLTRDRPKGKEVVRYELTVQNEDLPTYSQVMAVLNGTTDSFRIYNVYPRYFRVTGSGEVRLLEELVDLVSGDLVLNRGNPEWWSFHDIDVSSGCGEFAGPMAIIVSEETPQGILGETLSKFSIWGLYITFVLAVGRFIRLQCSDLRMRIPFENLPSCDRLLAICEDIYAARAEGELEVEEVLYWTLVKIYRSPHMLIEYTKPD, from the exons ATGGGGAGGTTCCTCATTGGATTTGCATTGCCTTTACTGTTTTTGACAG GTGCTCTAGTCAATTGGAGTTTGATATCTCTGGCTGATTTGTTAGCCTTTCTCTTCATCCAGTATTCTGCACCAAAAATTG GTTGTCATCCTCAAAGACAATCTCTTCTATCATGGTGTGCGCTTATCTTTTCTTTGCTGGCTGTTTTTTCACATTcaacatttcacattttgttGGCCGTTAAGGGAGGCCAATGGTGTATATCTGATGCTCCATGGGCCAAGTTAGTCGGCTTTATGAG TGTTCATTCTTGGAGGTTGCCATATGTAATATGGTTTCCAGTCATCCAAGTATCCGCAGCTTTTATTGCAACTGTTGGAATTTACAGAAGCAGATTTGGTCTTGACCTACAGAATGATACTGGGTTGGGGCGTTTGTATTATTCTGTCGTACATATAG GTTCTCATATCAGGGTACTATGCTGTTTCTTGCTGCCCACTGTACAGCTGGTTGTGGGCATTAGTCATCCATCGTGGGCATCCTTACCGTTTTTCATTTGCAGCAGTATTGGACTTGTTAATTGGTCAATTACTAGCAATTTCTTGGGCCTCTTCCA GTGGTGGAGGTATCTTTTGTTGTACGCGGGCTTGAATATTATCCTGTTGTATGTCTATCAACTTCCAATCGAGTTTCCTGAGATGATTCAATATGTTTCTGATTTCATTGGCCTCTATAAGATATCTGCACAATCAGAGTGGTCAGAAATATGCTCCTGCCTTTCACtactatttttttactttatg TTATCTTGGATTAGATGCGATCTTACAGAAATGCATTTTATCATGTCAACAAGAGAAAACACCTTGACTGAGCAGCTGCTTCCCTCAAAACATTCAGTTTTTATTCATGAATCGAG ATCTGGTGTAAGGCACACAAATGTTATGTTGAGAGGAGCAGTTTTTCGAACTTTTAGCGTCAACTTTTTCACTTATGGTTTTCCG ATATCCTTAATTGCTCTGTCGTTTTGGAGTTTCCATTTCGCAAGTATCTGTGCATTTGGACTACTTGCTTATGTTGGCTACATTCTGTATACATTCCCTTCACTGTTCCACTTGCACCATTTGAACGGTTTGCTTCTTGTCTTTATACTCTTATGGGCTGCTGGAACCTATGTCTTCAATGTGGCATATACTTTCCTAAATAAGAAAATGTGGAAG GATATAGAAATATGGGAAACTATTGGTTTATGGCATTACCCTATTCCTGGATTTTATCTTCTTGCACAATTTTGTCTTGGTGTCCTTGTGGCTTTGGGAAATCTTGTAAACAACTCCGTCTTCCTGTACTTGTCTGATGGAGATAGAGAGTCTTCATCTGATGACTTCATAGTGGGAG AGAGTGAAGAGACCAAAGTTCTGATTGTAGCTACGATAGCATGGGGACTGCGTAAAAGCTCCCGTGCTATAGCCCTGGTGCTGATATTTCTTATTGCATTGAAACCTGGCATCATTTATGCCATTTATA TGATGTTCTTTCTAGTATATCTATTGAGCCACACCATCAGTTGGAAGATTCGCCAATCACTGATTGTTTTATGTGAAGTACATTTTGCGCTGCTGTATATTCTTAAGCTTAATCTGATTTCTAAAGCTTTGGAAAAGCAAAGCTCATTTTCCATGGACATACTCTCGCAGTTAG GTTTTCTTGATCATTCTAGTACGGTGGATCTCTTGAAGATAGCAGCGCTTGCTTGCTCCTGTGCAATTCATAATCATGGTTTTAAAATGGTGTCCTCGTTTTCAGCAATTCTGCAGCATACTCCCTGTCCCCCGATTGGGTTTAGCATACTAAGAGCTGGTTTGATCAAATCAGTTCTTTTATCAGTTTCTACTTCAGTATCCAGCCGGAAGCATTATAGTAACTCATCTCATG ATAAATGGATAGTATCACATCTGAGAGCAATTGGACAGAAGTTTCTTTCAGTCTATCGATCATGTGGGACCTACATTGCCTTCCTGACAATTCTTTTCACTGTGTACCAAGTAAAGCCTAATTATGTTTCATTTGGTtacctattcttccttcttctaTGGATGACTGGAAGACAACTGTTGGAGAAGACAAAAAAACGCCTTTGGTTACCATTGAAAATATACGCAGGCTTAGTATTTGTTCTAGTTTATGGATTCAGTGTCTTCTTCAGTTTCCGGATGTGGTTATGCAAGATGTTTGACCTATCTTCTGTCTTCGGATATAACCCAGAAGCTTCCGTATTGGAAAATATCTGGCAGTCCCTTGCTGTATTAGTTGTCATGCAACTATATAGCTATGAGAGGAGACAGAGCCAATTTTATCCACCATATGACATTGATGCATCAGAAAAAAGTAACTTTTCTTTCATGAAGCGTCTTCTAATTTTGCACAGCGAGAAGATCCTAGACATTGCTTTATTTTACACATCGCTGTCCCCTATAAGTGTATTTGGTTTTCTGTATCTTCTCGGCCTGGCTTTTTGTTCCACGTTGCCAAAGTCTTCTTGGATCCCTTCAAAATTGTTTCTAGTTTATTCGGGATGTCTTGTGATGCTTGAATATCTTTTCCAGTTACAGGGTCATCAGGCTGAAATGTTCCCTGGTCAAAAGCACTCTTCTGTCGCACTTTTCCTGGGATTGCAGCTCTATAAGCCTGGTTTCATGGGTATAGAATCAGGATTAAGGGGGAAAATTCTGGTTATTATTTCATGTATTCTTCGGTACAATGTCTTCCACTGGGTGGAGAAGATGccatttaattatgaaaatgGAGGGAGATGGGAAGAGCCTTGTGCTTTGTTTGAAATATCAGAAGAAGCTCCGGAAGAACTTACAAAAGATTCCAGCTATGTGTCAGAGAAGAGAAAAGATGGGAGAAGTCTTTCATGGCCATCATTTGGCAGTTTTACATCCCGAGGGCTGGAAGGTACCTCCTCTGAAGGAGATTTTGAAGTCATTAACACtggaaaatattcaaaaactaGTGGAAGCTCCAAAGAGATCCAAAAGTGGAATCGAAAAAGAATTCATATCTTGAGGAAAGAAAGACTTCATCTGCAAAAGATTACTTTAAAAGCATACGTGAAGTTTTGGATTGAGAATATGTTCAATCTCTTTGGGCTTGAGATTAACATGATCGCTTTACTTCTCGCCAGCTTTGCTGTGCTCAATTCCATCTCTATGCTTTATGTTGCATCACTAGCTGCCTGTATTATTTTACCTCGGAATGTCATGCGAAAAAAGTGGCCCATATTTGTTTTCTTGTTTGCTTCTATTGTTATACTTGAGTACTTGGCCATTTGGTTGAATCAGATATTTTGGAAGACAGATGCGGGGACTGAGATAGAAGTTTCATGTAATGACTGTTGGAGAAGCTCCCATCTATACTTTGACTACTGCAAAAAATGCTGGTTAG GAATCATAGTTGATGATCCACGAATGCTTATCAGTTATTATGCGGTCTTTATGTTATCCTGTTTCAAGTACCGTGCTGATCGCTTTTCAAGTCTTCCAGCATCAGAGACATATCAACAGATGATGTCTCGATATAAGAAGACATCGCTCAGTAATATCTTATTTGAAAAGAAATTCATGTGGACATTTCTTGACTATGTAAGGCTTTATAGTTGTTGCCACTTACTAGATCTTGTTCTGACTTTAGTTTTAATCACGGGAACGCTTGAATTTGACATTCTACACATAGGATACCTTGGTTTTGCTCTGATTTTTTTCCGAAGGAGGCTTCAAAttctgaagaagaagaatgaattCTTCAAGTTCTTGAGGATGTACAACTTCGCTGTGATTGTCCTTTCTCTTGCTTACCAATCACCTTTTCTGGGCGGGTTTTGCAGTGTGAAATGTGAAATGATAGATTACATCAGTGAGGTAATTGGATTTCATAAGTATGACTATGGGTTCCGAATAACATCGAGATCAGCATTGGTTGAAATTATCATATTTATGCTGGTATCACTGCAATCATATATGTTTTCAGCACCTGAGTTTGATTATGTGTCCGAATATCTTGAAGCAGAACAGATTGGTGCTATAGTGCGAGAGCAGGAGAAGAAGGCTTCTTGGAAGACTTCGCAGTTGCAGCAGATACGAAATTCTGAAGAGGAGAAACGCTTACGTAACTTACAGGTGGAAAAGATAAAATCAGAAATGCTTAGCCTCCAAATCCAGCTTCAGAATATCAGTACCATTGCAAACTGCGGTAGTGCTTCTCAAAGTCAAGAAAATTGGAGAAGAAGTTCATCTCTAAGCACGGAAATAGCCAGTAGCATCATAGGCAAAGAGGATGCTGATTTCAGGAAGCAATCTGGTGATTTGAGTACTGATTTAGAATTCCCTTTTGATGTGACCGTGAGTGAATCTCCCAAAAATAAAAGTACACAAAACCTATCAGCATCGCACGTAAGAAAGCATTCAATAGATTTTCTTAAAGAGATCCCTGAGATGAAAGGCAAAGCTGCTAGCTTTGAGGTTGGATCACATGAGAGAGATGAAGTAAAATCTCTAGCCAAGAAGAGGCCATTACACTCAGCAGTACATCTGTTAAATGATGGAGTTTCTCAAGTTCGCTTTCTTAGTCATATGGCAGTTTCCAATATAGTGAGTTTCTTTAATATAAAACGTGAACAGCCAGATTTTGGTGATGACTCTTCTATTGATGAGGTATACTATGAGATAGAAAATGAGAATACAGGATATGAACCTATCAGCCTCACATTTTCTATGCTATCGGATGATGAGCCGACCACCTCTGACAGTGGATGCCTGCAACTTGGGATGATTCTCCGCTACATGTGGTTCCAAATGCGATCAAATAATGATGTTGTTTGTTATTGTTTCTTTGTTCTAATTTTCTTGTGGAATTTCAGCTTGCTCTCAATGGTTTATCCTGCAGTTCTCTTTCTGTATGCTCTCTGTGCAAGTTCTGGTCCAAATAATGTGTTCTGGGTTGTCATGCTGATTTACACAGAGATGGCTATATTGGTTCAGTATGTTTATCAAATCATCATCCAGCATTGCGGGTTGCAATTCAATTTAAGTTTTCTTCAGGAATTAGGATTTCCTGCAAATAAAATCATGTCATCTTTTGTAATCAGCAACTTGCCGCTTTTTATGGTTTACTTGTTTACTCTCATGCAAACCTCCTTAACTGCAAGAGACAGTGAATGGACAACAGTTTCTGAATCCAGCTTCCAAAAGAGAAGAAACAAGTGCCAAAAAGAAGCTGTTCAGGGCTTCTGGATGAGAATAAAGACGTTATTTTGGTCTGCTAGAACTTCTGTTGAACTATTTGTTAGAGGCCTTTATACATATTGGAAATCTGCAACAGAGGGAGCAGAAACTCCACCTTACTTTGTGCAGGTGTCTATGAAAGTTGATTCCTGGCCTAGAGATGGCATTCAGCCAGAGAGAATAAAATCGGGAATAAACAAGGTACTCAAGATTATGCATGACAAAAGATGTCAGCAAACAAGTGCAAATCATTTTCATTCAATCAGTAGAGTTCGGGTTCAAAGTATTGAAAAAAGTCCAGAACATGATAATGTTGCTTTGGCTGTTTTAGAAGTATTATATGCCTCTCCTTTAAAAGAATGCGGCCAAGCAGAATTTTACAAGTCACTAACTCCAGCAGCAGATGTAGCATATGAGATTCTAGAAGCTGAACGTGCTGGTGTTATTGAGAAGATACAGTTCCCTTACCCTATACTTTCAGTGATCGGTGGAGGAAAGAAAGATATTGATCTCTATGCTTTCACATTTTGTGCTGATTTAGTGGTTTTTTTCTTGGTCTCCGTGTTTTATCAATTGGTTATGAAAAACAACTCTGAATTCCTTGAAGTTTATCAGCTTGAAGATCAGTTCCCGAAAGAGTTCGTGTTCATATTATTG GTTATCTTTTTCTTAATGATGCTTGATCGTATTATATACCTCTGTTCATTTGCAACTGGAAAAGTCATCttctatgtttttaattttgtccTCTTCACTTACTCGATCACAAGATATGCTTGGACTTTGGAGCCACATGACAGACATGCAGCAAGATTTGCGCTCCGTGCTATATATTTCACAAAGGCTATTTCCCTTGCTTTTCAGGCCATACAGATAAGGTTTGGAATTCCACACAAAAGTACTTTATATCGGCAGGCTTTGACAAGTAGCATTTcgcaaattaattatttgggtTTTCGAATTTATCGTGCTCTACCGTTCCTTTATGAATTACGATGTGTGCTCGATTGGTCTTGCACAACCACGTCTCTGACTATGTACGACTGGCTGAAG TTGGAAGACATTCACGCCAGCTTGTTTCTTGTCAATTGTGATGTGGATCTGAACAGAGCAACGCACCAACAAGGGCAAAAGCAGACCAAAATGACTAAGTTTTGCAACGGGATATGCTTGTTTTTCATTCTGATGTGCGTTATATGGACTCCTATGctg ATGTATAGCAGTGGTAACCCCACAAACATTGCGAACCCAATCCAAGAAGCCAGCATTCGGATTGATATAAGGACAACGAGTGGACGATTAACACTATTTGAGACAACATTGTGTGAAAAGATCTCTTGGGATAAAATCAGTTCACCTAATGATCTTGACCCCAGAGGTTATTTAAGCGCATATGATAAGAAAGACGTACAATTAATATGCTGCCAAGCTGATGCTAGCTCCTTGTGGCTTGTTCCTCCAGTTGTCCAGCTTAGATACATGGAATCTCTAAGGTGGAGCATGGACATCATTTTTTCTTGGCAGTTAACCAGAGATCGGCCAAAAGGAAAGGAAGTTGTAAGATATGAATTGACCGTTCAAAATGAGGATCTTCCTACGTATTCACAAGTAATGGCAGTGCTAAATGGTACTACCGATAGCTTCAGGATATATAATGTTTATCCAAGATACTTTCGAGTTACAGGATCTGGTGAAGTGCGGCTCTTGGAAGAGTTG GTAGATCTGGTTAGTGGAGATCTCGTTCTCAATCGAGGGAATCCAGAATGGTGGTCTTTCCATGATATCGATGTGTCATCAGGATGCGGTGAGTTTGCAGGTCCTATGGCTATAATTGTTTCCGAGGAAACACCAC AGGGCATTCTAGGTGAAACGCTGAGCAAGTTCAGCATCTGGGGTCTCTATATCACTTTTGTTCTGGCCGTCGGCCGTTTCATCAGACTACAATGTTCTGACCTGAGAATGAGAATACCATTTGAAAATTTACCATCTTGTGACAG GTTGTTAGCAATCTGCGAGGATATATATGCTGCAAGAGCAGAGGGTGAGCTTGAAGTTGAAGAAGTGCTTTATTGGACATTAGTGAAAATTTATCGGTCACCACATATGCTGATCGAATACACCAAGCCTGACTGA